From the genome of Miscanthus floridulus cultivar M001 chromosome 10, ASM1932011v1, whole genome shotgun sequence, one region includes:
- the LOC136489692 gene encoding uncharacterized protein: protein MNSREADLTQAQYEQVCPSWCDNHRECWTEIVRMWRTDEAYARRADRQGRRAQMRGVSHHQGNQPLPQFATRWTQTHGGQEINEYTTYLLSHKGKATDPNNVYNPEDGPDAYTNPTAYEKATEYTVAARQRYGETFDPTAEPLDTDLLQRLGPGKQHGRYYMAHSALDPSQVPTLTQVRSTPTSSSDIPVAPRRQSASQVPSSMGKKKVNRSSED from the exons ATGAACTCGAGGGAGGCCGACCTCACCCAAGCGCAATACGAGCAG GTGTGTCCGTCGTGGTGCGACAACCACAGGGAATGCTGGACAGAGATTGTGCGCATGTGGCGCACGGATGAGGCGTACGCGAGGCGCGCCGACCGTCAGGGCCGCCGCGCGCAGATGCGAGGGGTGTCACACCACCAAGGGAATCAGCCCCTCCCCCAGTTCGCGACAAGATGG acgcagacgcacggtgggcaggaaatcaacgagtacaccacgtacctcctctctcacaagggcaaggcgacggatccgaacaacgtctacaacccggaggacgggcccgatgcgtacaccaaccccaccgcctacgagaaggccaccgagtacaccgtcgcggctcgccagcgctacggggagacgttcgaccccaccgccgagcccctggacacagacctcctaCAGAGGTTGGGACCAGGGAAGCAGCATGGTCGCTACTACATGGCCCACAGCGCCCTCGACCCGTCCCAGGTTCCTACGCTGACCCAGGTTCGATCCACGCCCACGAGCTCCAGCGACATCCCTGTAGCGCCCCGACGGCAGTCAGCGTCACAG